The sequence below is a genomic window from Deltaproteobacteria bacterium.
GATCGGGAAGCGTCGCAAAGTGTTGAGCAAACAATAAGGCCTGAGCCTCTCCATGAGTAGTTTCCATCCCGGCAGTTTGCCCGAACTCCCTGGATTTCCACAATCCTTAATGCGCCGGCCCTGCTCCAGCGGGGAGAGGGCAGCAGACGCGCAGCGGCTGCGGGTGAGGGGCAGGTGCTGAGGTCAACCTCAAGGCAAACCGCGTAACCTCCCCATGCAATTCCGACGACAATCCACCGGGCACCTGATTACGCTCGACGATACGAAACCGGTCGGCCGTGGCGGAGAAGGATCCGTTTATGCCGTGCCGGACGATAAAGCCGTGGTGGCCAAAATCTACCTCGAGCCCACCGAGACCCGAGCCCGGAAACTCGCGGCCATGGTCGCCGTCACCGCCGGAGAATTCTTCATGGGCTGTTAATGAAGGGGTGGATACGGCCTGCGAGGCTGATGAGAAACCCGGGCGGCGGGTCTCCGTGGATGCCTTCACCATCGACACCTACGAAGTGACGGTGGCGGCGTATCGCACGTGCGTGGTGGTGGGGCAATGTACAACGCCGGACACGGGCGGTTCCTGCAATTGGAACACTTCAGGGCGTGAGGTTATAAACTAGCCGCCGAACGTAGGGGCGGGGCTTGCCCTGCCCTCCCCAGGGCTAGGGCATTGATGTCAATTGAACAACCATTGCTCCTTCGGTGGGCCTCCAGGGCCAACGGCCCGGTGCCACATGCCAGGGTGGGGCGATGCCCCACCCTGGGTTGACGATGCTGGCCGGTGTCAGGAACGAAGGACCCAACATTCGGTCCCTTGTAGCGATTACAGCGTAGACAAGCGAGTGCGAGATTTCTATCGAGGGTTTCTCCACCATGCTGGCGAGGAAGAATGTGGTCCAGCTCATGGCGATGGAGCGCGGCGGCTTGCGGTAACTGGCAGTATTCGCAGCGATAGGCAGCGCGCTCGGCGACTACTTGCCGGAGACCGGCCGGCACCTCCGAGGGCATCAGGGTACTTCGTGTCGTTGTTCGGCAATCTGAGCCTTCAGGAGCACGATGATGTGTTCAATACGCTGTAATTCCTCAAGCTCTTGACACTCGGCTTCTCCCAGCATTCCTGCAGCATTCAACACGAGTAATCTTTGCAAGCGTTCCTGTGCACAGTTGGATACGTGATAATCCAGGACCTCTTGAGGCGTGGGAAGGCGCGAGAGAAATTGCAGCACTTCCGTCGCCGTTGCTGCCGCCACGGTGGTGAACCCGACCAGACTCAACTCCAAAATGGTGGGAAGCCACGGTTCGATTGGGCGCAAGCGTTCGGCCAACTCCTCAGAAACCTGGACGGTCATTTGCACCATGCTTTTCCTCTATGGGGCTTTGCTCTGTATCCCGTCGATTGACCATCGGATGGACTACGAAGCGCTTTTGGCTGGGGCGGGTGCTTGTTGCGCGACCAGCCCCTTCTTGAGCGCCTGCACGGAGGCAACGAAGCTCTCTCGCAAGGCGCTTTTCTGTAATGCCAAAGGAATCGGCATCTTCACTTTGTCTTTCGCTGTGCCCGTGTAGGTCAGCAGGGTTTTGGTCCCGTCGGGAGAAGCGGTGAATCGGTAGGTGCCGTTCAGGTCGGACATCGGGTTTTCCACGGTTTGGATCGTCACGCGCCGATCATCGGGAAAGAAGGTGAACGCTAGCACGAGACGCTGGGGTCGGCCAAGAATCACCATCTCCAACTCGACGACCTTACGGTTGCCTTCGTTCTGCACGAGCTTGGAATAGCGCACGATGTTGCTGAACTCCGCGCCGCGCTCCGGCTCGGAGAACGCCCGAAAGACCGTCTCGACCGGCGCGTCGATGCGCGAAGTGAATTCGATCGACATAGTGTCGGTATCTTTTTCCAGTTTCTCGGTGAGAATTTCCGGCACCGCGCCGCTCCAAACCGCGACCGTGCGGTAATACCACCATCCCACGGCAGCGACTCCGACGCCGACAAGAACGAGAACGCCCAAGAATATTTTTTTCATGAAATCCGCATTCCCCTGCTCATGTGCTCACGGCGTTGTTGGCGCGCTGAAGTACAGCGGCTGATTGCCCCGCAAGTGTTCAGGCGTCACCACGTAGTTGCCGCCCAGCGATGGCGTCCACACCCGTTCCGCCACCTGAGCATTGGCACCAGTCAGTACGTAGGCAAAGCCGCCAGTGATCCCACCCAGCGTGGCATAGACCAGCTTCGCCGGGACATACAAAAGATTTGCGGCCACGGTGGCCGTTCCCATGCCGGCGTCTTCCGCATACCCAGCCCGCGCCAGTGCGGGCGAGACCAGCATCGCCGTCAGCATGACGCACGTAACCCACTGTCGTACTACTTTTCTCATCATCCTACCTCCTCAGCCTTCGGTTTTGACCAGCGTGTCGCTGGGCAAAAGTGCAAGCAGATACGCGAACGCTCGCTCCACATACTCTTGGTCTTTCGATTCGAGCGTCAGTTTCACCCGATACTCCGCATCGCCAATCTTCGGGTACGAGCCCAGCAGCAGCTCCGGATAGAGAACCAGCGTTTCGTTCAGGTGCACCGCAATCGCGCTCTCCACTTCGTTGGTGTAGATGAGCTTCAGGTAATAAGGAGCGACGACGAAGCGGGGTTTGAGCGCGAGAAACTTCTGCTGGAGAATTTCGGGAATGCCGGGGAGTACGTAGATATTTTCCACCTTCACGGTAGGAAAGCGCAGCTTGTCGTCTACCAGCAATTCCGCGCCTTCCGGCACTTCCGCCATCTTCAGATGAGCGGCATTCACGGCGTGACCGGCAAGATATTCCCGAATCTTCGCTTCCAGCATGGGATGCACGATCACCCGACGTCCGAGTGCCCGCGCCACGCCTTCGATGGTGATGTCATCGTGCGTCGGCCCGACGCCACCGGAGGTGAACACGACATCGTACTGCCGATGGAAAGCGCGTACGGTCTCCGCAATCACGTCGAGTTCGTCGGGAATGACCACGATGCGCTTGAGGGTGACGCCGAGTTGGCGCAGCTCGCGAGCGAGGAACGCAGAGTTCGAGTCCACCGTTTTCCCCGACAGAATTTCGTTCCCGATGACGACGATACCGGCTGCCAACTCTTGCATAGCGTGCACTATAATCCCCTTTCGTCACTACACGCAAGTTTACTCTTCGCTCGCTCAATCCTCGATAAACCCCACGTCGAGATCCTTGAGATCTTTCAACTCGCGCAAGAGGTAATCTTTCAGTTTCTTCTTGATGCGACTTTCGAGCTGACGCACGCGCTCGCGACTGATGCCGTATTGATCGCCGATGTCTTGCAGCGTGAGCGGCTCCTCGGCCAAGAGCCGCTTCGAGAAAATGACCTGCTCTTTCCCTTTGAGGGTCTTGGCGAACTCCATCATCTTAGCGCTAATCAGTTCGCGGTATTCGTTGGCGGCGACTTCTTCTTCGACTGTCCCTTTTTTATCCGCCATGAAATCGAGCAGCGTGGCCGACTCGTCCTCGCCGTCGATCGGGGTATCGACCGACAAATCGCGCGAGGTCAACCGTTGGGTCATTTCGACCACTTCTTCTTCCTTGACGCCCAAGTGTTGTGCGAGCAACTTCGGTTCAGGAGAAAACCCCTCGGCTTCGAGCCGCTCCCGTTCCTTTTGGAGGTTGAAGAAGAGCTTGCGTTGCGCTTGGGTGGTGCCGATTTTGACCATCCGCCAGTTGTTCATGATGTAACGGATGATGTACGCGCGCACCCACCACACGGCGTACGACGGGAACCGGACACCGCGATACGGATCGAAGTTGCGCACCGCCTCCATCAAGCCGATGTTACCCTCTTGCACGAGGTCCAGCAGGTTGCGAAACGCCCGTTGATACTGGCGGGCGATCATCACCACGAGGCGGAGGTTTCCCGTCACCAGTCGGTAAGCCGACTCGATCTCGCCATATTCTTTGTAGCGCACGGCGAGGTCGTGTTCTTCTGCCACCGTGAGCAAGGGATAGCGGCGAATCTCCGTTAGATACCGTTGGAGCGGGTCATAGGGAACGAGTGCCAGGTCCGCTTGGTCGGCTCGGGCCTCGGCGGCATCCTCGGCTTCCGCTGACGACGCCACGTTCACTGGAGGAGGCGTTGGCGACTTGTCAACGGCAACTTCGACTTCTTCGGATGCATTTTTCGCGGCACGCGGCATAGAGCCTCACTATAGGGGAGCCGTGGGGGGGCTAAAAGGGGGACAAGACGTCCTGCGAGAACTTGCGCTTTCGGAGGAGCGGAACGTCAGCGGCCCACCTGATATCAGAGACGCAAATGTTTGCGCGGATTCTCCCGATAGCAGGGTTCCAGGAGATCGACGGCGCGCTGGGCTTGCGTGAGGTCACCGGTCGGGAGCTGGATTAAGAGCTTGACGTAGAGGTCTCCCGCCTGTTTCGTTTTCGGGTCAGCCACGCCTTTCCCTTTGAGGCGCAGCTTTTGACCGCTCTGACTGCCCGGGGAAATTTTCAATTTGACCTCGCCTGTGAGCGTCGGCACGGTAATGGTGGCTCCGTTCAGGGCTTCCCCGAGCGTGATCGGTACATCCAAGAACAGGTCCTTGCCCTTCCGTTCGAGGTAAGGGTGGGGGCGAATGTGAACGACCAGATACAAGTCGCCGGCAGATCTCTCAGGCGTGAGCGTCGCACCCTTGCCGGCGAGGCGAATGCGTGCACCTTCGTCAACGCCGGGAGGAATGCGGGCAACGAGGCGCTCGGGCGTGGCGATCTGTCCGCTTCCGCCACAGCGCGCGCAGCCACGAGCACGAGCGCGCCCGCTGCCGCCTCTTCCTTGACAGACTGGGCAGGTAGTGGGGCGTTCAACGGAAATGGTGTGACTAGTCCCACGCAGCGCGTCGAGCAGGTCTAATGCGAGCGGGTATTCGATATCCTCGCCGGGTTCGGCGCGTGGTGACTCTTGCCGCCGTCCGCTAAAAAAATCTCCCAGCAAGTCTTCGAAAGAAAAAGAGGTGCGTTCCCCACCGCGTTGCGCACTGCCGCGCTGCGCGCCGAAGTCGAACCCGCCGGTGTTGCCCCATTGTCGGTACGTCCGCGCTCGATCGGGGTTGAACCCGGGCTGGAGCCCTTCTTCGCCGAATTCGTCGTAGATCTTCCGTTTGTCTGGGGCGGCAAGGACATCGTGTGCGAGAGAGACTTCCTTAAAGCGTTCTTCCGCCTCTTTCTTGCCGGGGTTCAAATCGGGGTGATGTTTCCGCGCAAGTTTGCGGTACGCTTGTTTAATCTCCTCGGCGGTCGCCGTCCGTTGCACGCCGAGCACTTCATACAGATCTCGCTTGGCCATGGTGGGAGCTTAGGTCAGTTCTTTTTGATCGACTTTATCGATCTTCCACACCTTACCGGCAGCGATTTCGCGCAGCGCGGACACGACTTCCTTATTCTCGCTCTTGACCAGCGGGCGTGCGCCTTGCAACAATTCTTTCGCACGTCGTGCCGCCACGACCACCAGTTGGAACCGATTCGGAATACGCTTCAAACAATCTTCCACCGTGATACGAGCCATCGTTATCCTCTTTTCAGGGCCAGCGATATTGTTTTATTTTAGATAGCGCAAAAGTGCAACCGAGGGAACCTCGCTTCACGAATGCCCGAGCACCGTGGCAGTTTCCGCGCAGGACGACTACTCTTCCTCTTCGATAAACCCGCGACCGGGAAGCGGACGCGGCGCAAAGTGCCCTTGCACCGCAGCAGCCGACGAAGGCGTCCATGACGGCGGCGGTTGTCCTTGCGGAGGACGCTGTTGTCCGTTTTGCTGCCCACCACTGCGGGGGCGTGCATGTCGCCCCTGTTCGTTGCGCCATGGCTTCTGCCGCTCTTGTCCGCTGCTACCTCCCCCGCCGCTGCTGCTTCCGCCGTGTTTCAGACGATTCGCCACGAAACCGATGCGTTCTTCCAGGCGTTTCATTCCTGCTGTTACGGGGGATAACTCTTCCATGAGGTGTCGCCGGAATATGTCGGCCAGCAGCGGGAGCGCGGTGTCGGCGGCAGCGTCGCCTTCAGGCGTTCCCGCCGGCGGTGCGGCTTTGAGCACGCGCACCTGCTCGGCCAGCACAGCAAAGCCACTGGCGATTTTTTCTTCCATAGCGTTTAAGCGCTCCAGTACGATCAGCAGGGTATCGGGTGCGGGCGGCGGCGCTGGGGGCGGCTCCTCGGCTATCGGCGTTACCATCAATACGACTTCCGGCTTGTTATTTCGCGCTACGCTTGCGCGACTCGCGGACGGTTTCTTGACCGCCGTCGTTTTTTTCCCGGTTACAATAGTAGCTTTTGGCATGCAATTCCTTTCTTCCCTACCCGAGGAAACGTCGCGTCGTTGGGCGCACGGTCAACGACGCACGTACTACAATAACCCCGTGGCGTATTCGAGGAGTTCGCTGAGCTTGCAGATTTTTCCTGCGCGCACTCCCCATTCCGCTTCCGGGGCTTGGTGCAATTCGGTCAACTGCAGCTGGAGACTCTGCCCGATGAGTTCGATGCAGCGGTGGATATGCTCCTGTTCGCGCTGCTTCCGGCGCGCACGCAGCGCGTCGTGGAAGTGAATGACTTCGGCCATGGTATCGTGCGGCGCTGTGCCGCTAGGGTTCGTGATTCTCTGTCTTCTCGTCGGTCTGTTCGTAGCGCCACCCGTCCGTGGCATACCACGAGATCTGTCGCGCCATTCCTAGCAAGATCCGTACGTCACGCTCTTCTAATGCGGCGCGTCCGAAGATACGGCGCAGCGCGAACATGATGTGCTCGGGATTCTCCCTATGCAAGAAGCCGATGCGTAGCAGTGCCTGTTTGAGCTTCTCGTACATCAGCTCCTGTTGCTCGGCTGTCGCTGACGGACGAACGACCGCCGGCAACGGCTCTTCTCGCGACGCGAGAAAAACCTCGTAACAACACACCAACACGGCCTGCGACACGTTCAGCGAGAGATAGCCGCTATCGGTCGGAATGGTCATCAGCCGATGACACACGCGGAGATCGTCATTCGACAGCCCGCTTTCCTCCGGCCCGAAGACCAGCGCTACCCGATTCGCGCGACTGGCCTCGACAATATGCGGAGCCAAGTCCCGTGGACTAACGACAGTGTCACGGTACAAACCCGTCCGACACGTCGTACCCACGACGAACCCACATTCTCCCACCGCCACACGCAAGGACGGATACACCTGCATGGCATCCAACACCTCTCGTGCGTGCACAGCCATCATCTCGGCTTGCGCGCGTTGGATCGGAGCGGGGTTCACCAGGGCAAGGTCGCCAAGGCCCATATTGCGCATGGCGCGCGCCACCGCACCGATATTCCCGGAATACTGCGGCCGGACGAGCACGATGCGCAGATTGTTCAGACTCATAACGGCGTCAACAGGAGAGTCTGCCGGCGGAACACGGGAACGCGCGCGTCATCTGCCCAATCCTCGCCGAATCGGCCGCACTCATCAGGATCGTTTACCGGCGGTGACACTCGTGGCAGTGTTGAGGCTGCGTTGTTGTCGGAGCCAGCGAATGATCGCTTCTCGTTGCACGAAAGGTCCGCGCCTGCGCGTGTGATGACTCTCTCGGTAGACAATATCTGCTTCCAGCAATTCTTCTAAATAACGATGAATAGGATACGCGCCGCCCTCTTCTCCCATGTCTTGGAGCAGCTTACGCAGACGGTCAAGCCACTCGCCGTCAAGTTGCAACTCGACGCGGAGTGGACGACCGATCGCAAGCACTTTGGAGCGGATATTCTTTTCCATGGGCGTTCGCCGCCTTCAAGGTCGCTGTAGTATTTCCCTATTCTCGGGGCTTTTGCAAGTCCAGGCATACGACCGGCTCGTGCCGCTTGGCGCGTTGACCCTGCCTCAGGCATTCTTTACAACTCAGTGAGAACGAGCGCGCAAGGAGCCGGGTATGAAAATCGTCTCATTCGGCGATGTGCATATGGCGATCGGGCACATGGCGAAAATCGCCACAGAGTTAGCCACGGCGGATGTACTGATTCTTTCTGGCGATCTCGCCAATTGCGGGGGTCGCGAGGAAGCGGGGCGGGTGCTCGCGCCGGCACGTTCGTATTGTCCGCACGTGCTCGCCCTTCGCGGCTATCTCGTTGTCCATTATGACAATGACGGGATGCGCGCAAAATTACGCCGTATGAGTGCTTTCGTTTCCTAGCCTCTTTTGCTGTCTCACCTTATGGTAACCATTCATGCCACCGCGACCGCTCATCCTCCGTATCGCTACGACCAGGAGGACCTCCTGCGCTCGTTGCCGTTGTGGCTCTCGCACGACGAACGCATGCTGTCCTTGGCCCGGCGAGTCTTTGCCCAAGCTGCCGTGCAGACGCGGTATGGCTGTCGGGATATTTCCGACTTGGCGAATCCGCTCTCGCTTCAGGAAGCCAATCGTCTCTACCACGACTCTACCCGACGTCTAGGCGAGCAGGTCGCACGCCAATGTCTCCACCAAGCCGGTGTGTCGCCGAACGCGCTCAACCTCGTGATTACCGTCTCGTGTACCGGGTTCATGATCCCATCGCTCGATGCCTATCTGACCAATACGCTGGGCTTCTCGCCGCACATCAAGCGATTGCCAATTACCGAACTCGGCTGTGCTGCGGGCGCGGTGGCGCTTGCGCGAACATTCGATTACCTGCAAGCGTTTCCCGAGCATACGGTGCTGATTATCGCCGTGGAGTTACCCTCGCTCACGTTTCAGGTGCGTGACCTCTCGCCCGCCAACATCGTCTCAAGCGCCTTGTTCGGTGATGGAGCGGCGGCGGTGCTGCTCTCTGGCCGTCCGCAAAAAGACAAACCGCGCATCCTCGCCACGGAAAGCACGCTGTTCCCGCAAACGACCGAGCTGATGGGGTTCGACTTGCGTGACTCGGGACTGCATATTGTCCTTTCCGCCGAGATTCCCGCAGTCGTGAGCGCGCAAGTGCCACAGCTGGTCGGTGCCTTTCTCGCGCAGCGCGGGTTGACGGTCGCGGACCTGACGCACTTCCTGCTGCATCCTGGCGGGCGGCGAGTGCTGGATGGATTGACACAGTGTCTGGCCTTGCCAGAAGCGCGCGCGACAGTCAGTCGTGGCATCTTGCGCGACTACGGCAATCTTTCCTCGGCCTCCGTACTCTTCATTCTCGATCAATTTTTGTCCACGGAGAAAACCCAAGGCGGCGACCTTGGGCTGCTGCTCGCCTTCGGCCCAGGCTTCAGTGCTGAGAGCGTGTTGTTGGAATGGTCCTGAAGGTGCATCGCTCATGGGAGATCGCTCGACAGTCTGGTATTTCATCCTTCTCGGAGGATTCGCTGTATTGCGCGTGTTAGAACTAATTGTCTCCCGCCAACATCAAATGCGCCTGCTCGCAGAAGGAGGGTGGCGGGTCGCCGAACCCGGCTATCCCTTCATGGTGGTTGTGCACGGCGGTCTTTTCGTCGGGAGTGGCGTGGAGACATGGCTGCTACGGCGTCCTTTCCTTCCTCTCCTCGGATGGTCCATGCTCGCGCTTCTTGGCGTGTGTCTAGCCGGTCGGGCCTGGGTCTGGCGGAGTTTGGGGGAGCAGTGGAACACGCAGATCGTGGCCGCCGTACGCCCCATCGTCGCGACAGGTCCGTATCGCTATGTCCGTCATCCGAACTATACGATTGTCATTGCCGAGATGGTGGCGTTGCCGCTCGTGCACTGCGCCTATCTGACCGCTGTGGTGTGTTCCTTGCTCAATGCTTTGGTATTGTGGCGACGAATACAAGCGGAGGAACGGATGCTATTCGGACAACCGGAATATCTTCGCGCGATGGCACGGAAGCCGCGCTTCTTGCCTGCGCTGCGCAGAGGGCCATAGAGGAGAATGATGCTCGTCCTCGCGTATCGCAATCTACTTGTCCACAAAGAACGTTTCTTCCTGGCGACGCTCGGCGTCACCTGCTCGATCGTGCTCGTCTTGTTTCTCATGGGGCTCTACGCCGGGTGGCGAGAGAACATGGAGACATACTTACGCCACGTGCGCGCGGACGTGTGGGTAGGGCAGAAAGGCGCGGCGGATCTGTTTCAGACCTTTTCGCTGCTCCCGGCGGAAGGCGAGCAAATGTTCTATCAGGCTGAAGAGGTGGAAGCGGTGGCCTCTTTTGTCGGACGTTTGTTAACCTGCGAGGCGCACGGTCGGCGCTGTTACACGTTCGTTGTGGGTGTAAACGACAAGGAGAGCGGTCCAGTGAGCCTGCTCGC
It includes:
- a CDS encoding SUMF1/EgtB/PvdO family nonheme iron enzyme, which translates into the protein MDTACEADEKPGRRVSVDAFTIDTYEVTVAAYRTCVVVGQCTTPDTGGSCNWNTSGREVIN
- a CDS encoding HNH endonuclease — encoded protein: MPSEVPAGLRQVVAERAAYRCEYCQLPQAAALHRHELDHILPRQHGGETLDRNLALACLRCNRYKGPNVGSFVPDTGQHRQPRVGHRPTLACGTGPLALEAHRRSNGCSIDINALALGRAGQAPPLRSAASL
- a CDS encoding SRPBCC family protein, with the translated sequence MKKIFLGVLVLVGVGVAAVGWWYYRTVAVWSGAVPEILTEKLEKDTDTMSIEFTSRIDAPVETVFRAFSEPERGAEFSNIVRYSKLVQNEGNRKVVELEMVILGRPQRLVLAFTFFPDDRRVTIQTVENPMSDLNGTYRFTASPDGTKTLLTYTGTAKDKVKMPIPLALQKSALRESFVASVQALKKGLVAQQAPAPAKSAS
- a CDS encoding competence/damage-inducible protein A, with translation MHAMQELAAGIVVIGNEILSGKTVDSNSAFLARELRQLGVTLKRIVVIPDELDVIAETVRAFHRQYDVVFTSGGVGPTHDDITIEGVARALGRRVIVHPMLEAKIREYLAGHAVNAAHLKMAEVPEGAELLVDDKLRFPTVKVENIYVLPGIPEILQQKFLALKPRFVVAPYYLKLIYTNEVESAIAVHLNETLVLYPELLLGSYPKIGDAEYRVKLTLESKDQEYVERAFAYLLALLPSDTLVKTEG
- a CDS encoding RNA polymerase factor sigma-32, which codes for MPRAAKNASEEVEVAVDKSPTPPPVNVASSAEAEDAAEARADQADLALVPYDPLQRYLTEIRRYPLLTVAEEHDLAVRYKEYGEIESAYRLVTGNLRLVVMIARQYQRAFRNLLDLVQEGNIGLMEAVRNFDPYRGVRFPSYAVWWVRAYIIRYIMNNWRMVKIGTTQAQRKLFFNLQKERERLEAEGFSPEPKLLAQHLGVKEEEVVEMTQRLTSRDLSVDTPIDGEDESATLLDFMADKKGTVEEEVAANEYRELISAKMMEFAKTLKGKEQVIFSKRLLAEEPLTLQDIGDQYGISRERVRQLESRIKKKLKDYLLRELKDLKDLDVGFIED
- a CDS encoding J domain-containing protein encodes the protein MAKRDLYEVLGVQRTATAEEIKQAYRKLARKHHPDLNPGKKEAEERFKEVSLAHDVLAAPDKRKIYDEFGEEGLQPGFNPDRARTYRQWGNTGGFDFGAQRGSAQRGGERTSFSFEDLLGDFFSGRRQESPRAEPGEDIEYPLALDLLDALRGTSHTISVERPTTCPVCQGRGGSGRARARGCARCGGSGQIATPERLVARIPPGVDEGARIRLAGKGATLTPERSAGDLYLVVHIRPHPYLERKGKDLFLDVPITLGEALNGATITVPTLTGEVKLKISPGSQSGQKLRLKGKGVADPKTKQAGDLYVKLLIQLPTGDLTQAQRAVDLLEPCYRENPRKHLRL
- a CDS encoding DNA-directed RNA polymerase subunit omega, with product MARITVEDCLKRIPNRFQLVVVAARRAKELLQGARPLVKSENKEVVSALREIAAGKVWKIDKVDQKELT
- a CDS encoding RNA methyltransferase; this translates as MSLNNLRIVLVRPQYSGNIGAVARAMRNMGLGDLALVNPAPIQRAQAEMMAVHAREVLDAMQVYPSLRVAVGECGFVVGTTCRTGLYRDTVVSPRDLAPHIVEASRANRVALVFGPEESGLSNDDLRVCHRLMTIPTDSGYLSLNVSQAVLVCCYEVFLASREEPLPAVVRPSATAEQQELMYEKLKQALLRIGFLHRENPEHIMFALRRIFGRAALEERDVRILLGMARQISWYATDGWRYEQTDEKTENHEP
- a CDS encoding type III polyketide synthase: MVTIHATATAHPPYRYDQEDLLRSLPLWLSHDERMLSLARRVFAQAAVQTRYGCRDISDLANPLSLQEANRLYHDSTRRLGEQVARQCLHQAGVSPNALNLVITVSCTGFMIPSLDAYLTNTLGFSPHIKRLPITELGCAAGAVALARTFDYLQAFPEHTVLIIAVELPSLTFQVRDLSPANIVSSALFGDGAAAVLLSGRPQKDKPRILATESTLFPQTTELMGFDLRDSGLHIVLSAEIPAVVSAQVPQLVGAFLAQRGLTVADLTHFLLHPGGRRVLDGLTQCLALPEARATVSRGILRDYGNLSSASVLFILDQFLSTEKTQGGDLGLLLAFGPGFSAESVLLEWS